The window atatatattcaatatttaaaacataatattttaaaatgaaaatatgaaacaaacataactatttaaaattccaaaaacatgataatctAAAAACATCAGATCACTATTacactaatcaaaattctaaaatataaaattttaaaatcaaagtacaaaactatataaattatttaaacattcaatatattaatattttttaagtcatgTTCTTCAAGCATGACACAAGTACATGcatttaataatatgaaatatttaagtttaacaataattaatataaaaaataaatattaaaacaaataactaaaatttaacttgatgaaaacaaattcaaccagttttctattaaatattattatatatatatatttaaattatttgggtacAAATATAATCGggatttattaacttatttataacaagaatttattaatttatttatatattataatatattattaattttataaatttattttctctctcaacatattgtatataatatatactaacatttttttttatcttttattatatataatatattaacctttttttttatctcttttaatattatattattttaaatattataatataatattatctacCTTTTTTCTATCATCAAAATTTAAGTATCTAACcctaatataaattgtaaaccattatatataataattttgttctatatttatctaatattttgatgcacttaaacttattttgttctttatgatcaatatatataataatgtttttctatatagatttATGAACGATCTATATAAACACAAAtttctcataatacaaaaaaaatgaaggTTATCTAAACGTAGGAGCAATAGTTATAttagaaatgaaaatatattttaatttaccataaaatagattataacataaaaaaaatgtattaacccATTATGAATGAGTTAAATTAATgacgaaagaagaagaaatggtgaagatggaagaaaagaagaagaagaagaaatggtgaagatggagaaaagaagaaaaaaagatgaagagttACTTATGACTTATAATTGATAGATTAGAAATTATGGTTTTGTTTTATGACAATAGAATATAATAGTGGAACCATTTCATGTTttacccacctttcaaacaatttttcacaaactacccacattttcattcacattcccaaactacccacctttctctctctaaatcattaatcaactttttaattacccatatttcacattaaattcactaattactttattttataaatatatatatatatatattttaatatatataattcaaattaaacattataaatataatttaaataaatattataaattaaaataaaatattatattatttattaaaataaaataaaatatatattatataaatattaaaataatacatatattacataaatattaaaataacacgtatattttaaaatttattgtaatttatttttttttaatttttttttaattaatatttttataaatattttaagatttagtttattttattttatttaaggtttatgttatttatttaattttagtttataatatttattttgatatttaatttagtatgtttagttttaataattatatttataaaattaagtagaaataaaatatgtgttgttttaatatttaatgtagtatatgtgttattttaatatttatataatatattttattttaatatataatattaaagggttagatgatgatttttgttttagtttataatatttatttgtattatttaatttataatgtttttttttaattatatatattataattataaaattaagtaataaaatatatgtgttattttaatatttatgtaatatattttatttaatatatattattaattttaattatatatatttgtatttataaaataaagtaattagtgaatttaatgtgaaagatgtgtaattaaaaggttgattaatgatttagagagagaaatgtgggtagtttgggaatgtgaatgaaaaggtgggtagtttgggaaaaattgtttgaaaggtgggtagaaCAGGAAATGGTTCTATAATAGTGTGTATTGTGGGCCTTCTAATTTCTATATGAGCTTTGGAGAGGGagaaaagaatttttttttaaaaaattttaaattttaatatgaaataaataataaatatattatatattatcatattcgAAAAAGCTCAACAAGTCTTCGAGCAAATATGATATGaactcgagctcggctcgaactcgatcaaagtcaagctcaagccgaaCTTTGACCGAGTGGCTCACGATCAACTTGACTCATTTGTAGCCTTAATCCCCTCACATGGAGAACAAAACagtcatatttaaaaaaatatatatattatttgccTCTCCTGTGAGGGAACCGGTAATCCCGAACAATGACCATCACCGGGTAATTGTCATtcctataataaataaataaataaacaaacaaataaataggatgtttaaatatttattattattttaaatgtctcattttttttaaagattttcttGTTGGGCTTAGAACAGAGGTTGGGCCTTGTATGTGGATCCTTCATCTTCATTCGACATGAAATTCTGTCTTCCATGTTACCCCTGTATTCTTTCTTCTATACTCTGAAGGCTATCTCTGTCTGTCTTTTCGATCCTGCAAAGTTGTGTCTATCTATCTGGCTTGGGGTTCGGGAGAATAGAAATTcggataagaagaagaagaagaaaggcgGCAGAAGCTTTCATGAGCTACTATTGAACCTACATCTTATTACTCTGGCTGTAAGCTTCCTTTAGCTTCTACTCTTTATCCATTTCCATGACTGTCAGCATGTTCGTTCAGcacaaatttattcttttttcccTCGTTTGATTCATTTTCGTAACAGCTAGATAGATGCTTGCGTACCCAACTCTCGTTTAGATTTTAGACTTTATCCGGAGCCAAAATGGATTTTGTAGTTCATACGACGCAATCCCACGATGGGTTCTGTTCATTTCACTGCCTTAAACGTCCACACAAAAGGAAGAACAAATTAGGGTCTAGAGTCGGGATTAGGGTTTGTTCTAGTTCGAATAGTAGCAAATTCCTTCCTCTCCCTCTGTCTGTTTGTAATGCCAAAGTTGGGAACGAAGCTGGGTTTCACAAGCAAAGTAGAAGGTATCGCGTATGTGCTGTTTCAAAGATTGAAAACTTTAGCTCAAATGGCCGTTCGCTTGAGCAATACCATCCACACTCTTCAAATCAAGAACATTCTTCTTCACATGGTTATGAAGAATTCGAAAGTAATAACTATCTTAGAAGATTGGTAAGAAACGGAGAGTTAGAGGAGGGTTTTAAGTATCTCGAGAGCATGGTTTTTCGCGGCGACATCCCAGATATTATTCCCTGCACGAGTTTAATTCGCGGATTCTGTCGAACTGGAAAGACAAATAAAGCCACTAGGGTTCTAGAGATTATCGAAGAATCGGGTGCTGTTCCAGATGTAATAACCTACAATGTTTTGATAAGCGGGTATTGTAAATCAGGAGAGATCAACAATGCGCTAAACGTATTGGATCGAATGAGTGTCGCCCCAGATGTCGTTACTTACAACACGATATTACGAAGTCTATGCGATAGTGGGAAACTAAAACAAGCCATGGAGGTTCTTGATCGACAGTTACAAAGGGAATGTTATCCCGACGTAATCACATACACGATTCTGATAGAAGCCACTTGTAGAGAAAGTGGAGTTGGACAGGCAATGAAGCTTTTAGACGAGATGAGAAACAAAGGCTGTCAACCCGACATTGTTACCTACAATGTCCTTATAAACGGGATCTGCAGAGAAGGAAGATTGGATGAAGCGATCAAGTTCTTGAATAATATGAATTCTTATGGTTGTCACCCAAATGTAATCACACACAATATAATACTACGAAGTATGTGCAGTACCGGAAGGTGGATGGACGCTGAGAAACTTTTAGCTGAAATGCTTCGAAAAGGCTGCTCTCCTAGTGTAGTCACTTTCAACATATTGATCAATTTTTTATGTAGAAAGGGTTTGTTAGGTCGAGCGATCGACACTCTCGAGAAAATGCCTAACCACGGTTGTACTCCGAATTCGTTAAGTTACAACCCTTTGGTTCACGGTTTCTGCAAAGAGAAGAAAATGGATAGAGCGATTGAGTATCTAGACATAATGGTATCGAGAGGTTGCTACCCCGATATCGTAACCTACAACACTCTACTAACCGCTTTATGCAGAGACGGGAAAGTTGAGGTTGCGGTTGAGATTCTCAAGGAGCTAAGTAGCAAAGGGTGTTCTCCGGTTTTGATCACTTACAATACGGTAATTGATGGGCTCTCGAAAATGGGGAAAACCGATAGGGCTATTGAGttgttgaaagaaatgaagaaaaagggTCTTCAACCGGATATTATTACTTACTCTTCGTTGGTTGGAGGGTTGAGTAGAGAAGGTAAAGTTGAGGAAGCGATAAAGTTCTTTAGTGAATTGGAAGGGATGGGGATTCGGCCGAATGCGATTACCTATAATGCGGTCATGCTTGGGCTGTGTAAGGCTCGACAAACTGCCCGGGCGATTGATTTTTTGGGGTATATGGTTGGGAGGAAATGTAAACCTACTGAAGCTACTTATACAATTCTTGTTGAAGGTATTGCTCATGAAGGTATGGTTAAGGAGGCCTTGGAGATGTTAAATGAGCTGTGTTTGAGAGGGGTTGTAAAGAAAAGCTCGGCCGAGCAGGTGGCAGTCAAGATATAGTAAGTAGCTAAGCCCAGTTGGGGCCGAGTCGCCGGTGATGTTTGTTTtttgtgtttgaatttgaattgttttatGTTTAGTCTAACTTCATTTGAATTTTGATGAAATCCATGTGAGTGAGTTAAATGACAGTTATCTTTTGAAGGTCATTTGGATTGACTGAAGTAAAATGAACTATTTACAAAATGAAAGGGAAACTCTGCTACAAATTATCTTCAAATCTGAATAAGTCATCATCAAGTTAAGACACTACCCATAAAGACATTAttgattgatcttcttcaaccAAGAAGGGTTCTTTTATGTGAAGATATATGGTTTCTTCAATGGTAGACCAGAAAGAAGGTGGAAACTTGGTTTCTTGCACTGATAAAGATTAATCCATCAATGGAAGAACAAGATTAGATCTTGTTGGAGGTTTCATGTACTAGGATCCTTTGAAGATTTTGATTAGATCATCTTCATCTTGGCCTGCTGTTGCTTTTAATTCCTTCGACTTATCCATCCATTCCAACTGCTgatctaataatttaaaacaaggCTGACTATTATTCATTCAACTTTtcaattattctattttttactttttatagaCTCACTTTTGTGTCTGATATATCTTATACTATTAATACTCCTAACTTAATTTGCTCTCAagaaaaatatagataaaacaaaattaaagaaatcaAGAGTTAATGTCACATTTTTCCAGTAACTCATATTAGATGTCTCTTTATAAAGAGTAATATAGAACATATTGTAAAAGCATTCAATCAGaattagctttttttttttttttttaatctaattatcttttcataaaatattttcctAAATACTTGTACTATGATTTTGcccttttaatcaaattaaattcatataatGTCAAAATGACACACAAAAATTTATCGAGATTCGATCTATGATATTTATATTCTTGAAGAGTCGTTGTGACTCTCAAAGTTcaaataactatatattaacaagtctatatttaaataagtatataaaataaacactaTGATTTACTCttctaatcaaattaaattcacaTACAGTCCATATGTATAAATGATACACAAAGATTCATCGAGATGTCCATAGGTAGTAAATGACACACAAAGATTTATCAAGATTCGATCtataatatttacattattgAAGAGTCGTCATGACTCTGAAAGTCcaaataactatatattaaaaagtctctaatttaaataagtatatcAAATACTACACTATGATTTGCCCttctaatcaaattaaattcacaTAATGTACATAAGTACTAAATGACACACAAAAATTTATGGAGATTCTATCTATAATATTTACATCCTTGAAGATTTGTCATGACTCTCAAagtctaaataattatatatttaaaagtctctatttaaataagtatatcaaatactattattttccttaaactcattaaaataaattaaattctaaatttgtgtaattgatttttttttttataatgatgcTAAAAATATTCCATATTTCTTTTAGGTTTACTTTTCTGAcataatttttacaattaattaaggTTAAACATTTCACTAATATAATATGTAGGTATTtagttgttttatttatatttttttgtcttgTGTGTTGTAACTTGTAAGACTtgcatataatatatattagtgtgTAAGATAATCTATTTAAAGCGGAATAAACTATTGTCAAatccattaattattaataaacaagcCGCCcctattgttattattatcttgattattattattatgatgattaTTTTACCTAGTAAGTATTATCAATAAATAATCATACGGTCCAAATGATGAGGGACAGGACGGTGAACCTCATCTACATCATTCCACTTCAATACCAGTGGTGCAAATTTCGCCACGTAGGAGCCAACCCATTACACTATTTTCCAACCGCCCACAAATACATCGTTTTCAACAAACGTGGGAGGCCAGAAATTCATATCAATCCTTAGCTTTGTTTATATTCTCTTTAACCCTTTCACTTATCACTCCAATcaaattaaaccctaaacttCATAAATACCATCCAATAAGTTATTAAACTTAGGAGTTACAATTTAGGTAAGTTTCAGGTTTGCGGGTTCGGGTTGAAAGGTTAATGGGTTCAACGATTCTAACCTAAACCTGACTTGTTTAATAATTCGGGTAAAAAATCTCTAACCTAAACCTGACCTGTTTGACCCAATTTACCTAACTCAACTCGAAACAAACCCGATGTAATTATTTCATATctctttatttcaaattaaaataacatcaatataaaataaaaatgaagttaaatcacaaattcacttatacaaaattttacaaaaaaaaatgagtgagagactaagaaaaaataacataaaactcaacaaaagaaaCTTGTAAACGGGTTATCGAGTCTACATTGATTCATGTCAGGTCGACCCGATTTTGACCTGTTTATTAATCTGGTTAAAAAGGTCGACCTAATTTTAATccgaacaaaaaaataaatgatccTAACCTGAATTTTTCAAGTTCGGTGGTTCGGGTCTGTTTTCGTGTCATGTCCAAAATTGAGAGTCTTTAAacttaacattattatataacaaATCTATTTGGTGGTATAAACGACTGATAATACAAGTTTAGGGTACAATTACTTGACATAATACAAATAGGGGACCATTGATCATCTCTCTTTCTCcaagaaggaaaaaaaaatacatggtCGGTTGGCAAATACGGCAGCAATGGCTTTCATCGGACCCACCTTACGAGTTACGCCACTCCCTAATAATAGTACTGGACCGGATTTCTTCAATATAAGAATCCCCCCCTATTTCTTCCCATTTATCCAATATCGAATCTCATCAGTCACCAGCTAGTGTTATTATTGAGTTCAATCTTTATAACTAATGgagggaaaggaagaagacgTGCAGCTAGGAGCCAACAGATTCACTGAGAGGCAGCCCATAGGAACCGCCGCCCAAGGCGACAAAGACTACACCGAGCCGCCGCCAGCACCCCTCTTTGAACCCGGCGAACTGACATCATGGTCTTTCTACAGGGCAGGGATAGCCGAATTCGTGGCCACTTTCCTGTTTCTCTACATCACGGTCTTGACCGTGATGGGTGTGGTTAAGGCACCCACCAAGTGTTCCACAGTTGGTATCCAAGGCATCGCTTGGGCTTTCGGAGGAATGATCTTTGCCCTCGTCTACTGTACCGCCGGCATTTCAGGAGGACACATAAATCCGGCGGTTACATTTGGATTGCTACTTGCTAGAAAGTTATCCTTGACGAGAGCCGTGTTCTACATGGTCATGCAATGCCTGGGGGCTATATGCGGCGCCGGCGTGGTGAAAGGGTTCGAGGGTAAGAACCAATTTACTCTTCTGAAAGGCGGAGCCAATACTGTTAACCCCGGCTATACAAAAGGCGACGGTCTGGGTGCAGAGATCATGGGCACCTTCGTTCTCGTCTACACCGTTTTCTCAGCCACCGATGCCAAGCGCAGTGCACGTGATTCCCACGTCCCTGTAAGCACCGTTCTAGTTACTAGTAATTAATTAACTCTGATTCATAATAAATCTAATCCATTCTAATAAAACTGTCTGTctcctatatatgtatgtatcAAAAATTGCAGATCTTGGCGCCATTGCCAATTGGGTTTGCTGTGTTTTTGGTGCACTTGGCCACCATTCCAATCACCGGTACTGGAATCAACCCGGCTAGAAGTCTTGGTGCAGCTATCATCTATAATCAAGAACATGCCTGGAATGATCACGTAAGCATGCATAAAGTCTTGCCCCGTCCGAtgatcttttatttttgtttctaatGATTTGAATATTGTTTTCCATTATTGATATGCAGTGGGTCTTCTGGGTAGGCCCGTTTATTGGGGCAGCTTTAGCGGCGCTCTACCACCAAGTCGTGATTAGAGCCATTCCCTTCAAGTCCAAGTAATTACCACTTCACTTCATGGCTGTTGATTTAGTGAATAAAGTCACGTGGTTTATTTTGTACAGTGAAGAAGAAAGTTTTACTATATATAAAGCCTACaaaagataagaaaaaaaaataatatcattggGCTATTATTATAGTTAAACGTTTGTATCctgtttttttccttttattctTTCTTTTGTGTTTTCTGGtggtatgttttttttcttcttgaaaGCTTCTTGTACACTTCTGCTTCAACCCTATAATCATCGGGTTTCTGCCAAGTTGATTGATATAAACCGATTTCATCTTAATTTGGTGATCATTATCTTAGAATTTGTGATCATGAATTCTTATGTTTTTCCGTGGACTGAAGTGGTGGGGCCGAGGACATAATACATTGATGTGTTCACCTTCCCGAGGATTGGTCGAATTGCAAAAACTGatctaaataaaagaaaaacacaaatttcttataaaaaaagatATTGATTGAAATCTCATTTTGGTTAGAACTAAATGGACTGActataaacaattttttgtgaggttaactttaaaattagaattacaaTTGGACTTATTAGGTACTACACTTTTATTCGAAGTCTCTAATTAATGTTTcgacaaaattttgaaatcaaaataagaGATGAGTTTGTGTGTAAGTTTCAGAAGAGTCCGTATAGTTTAAAACAAACTccaaaataattgtataaaaagttcgataacttaataaaatgtaataattttttaaagtgtGAAGTTGATTATTGTTGCTATGttaagaggtttgataaataaCACTTTTGAGATAACAAAACTAACTAAGGgcaataaactttttaaaaaatcgaTAGTTTTATCGGTCGAAGCAATATGAGTATAATTTACAACATATATAAGAATCAGTTGATTGTAAAAGATTTTTTGCAAAGAAAGTATGATAATGGATCAGATATTATGACAAATGTGTTATCACGAAACAAGTTTGAGTTTGTCGCTCGATTGTCGAGTTGACATTACCCTCAGTTGGTAGGGGAAGTTTGTTGTGTTTTGTCTCGATTGTCGAGTTGACATTGCCCTCCAATTAGTTGGTAGGGGAAGTTTGTTGTGTTTGTCTTCCTAGTTGGAGAGACATAACTGTTGGAAACTATccattaataaaaagaaaaatacaaatatttggtgaaataaatcaaagagaagtttcttttatacactaagaaacttccccaactctcatcatcttccgatgtgggattatATTCTAACTGTGAAGagagtttttttatatactaagaaatttCTCTCACCCCATCATCTTTCGATGTGGggttctaattgtgccaaaaataacaataacttggtgtgaattttatttagaccataatatataatgtgaaagaacattattttctatttatattttctgtaaattttatataacaacAAGAGAGACTATAACAAAAAACAGATTTAGGGGTTTGAGATAATAGTTGAAAAAGATTTCCGTTTATCGATGCTTGCATTGTTTGATCGACTTCAAACATTTACAGTTTGTTGTTGGTTATTTCTGGGGTTACAATCTTAGTGGTGAAAATCTGTTTTATTAGGTTTCTAAATCAATCAAGAGAAACTAGAATTGTATAAATTGTAAGGTTGattgattttgttatttttatctttattgttATTTGTTAAACTTGTTGTGTGATTTTGATGTAATTGATTAATAACTCCGGTTTATATCTAGAATAAACTCTTACTTTTAACATTATTGATAATAGTGGATTGTTAAGTGACTTATTTATGTCTTGTGATTTTTCTTTTTGCTTCGAAGAGATGCGTTTTCACGTTAAATATGTTTTGTATTGccttttaaatttcatttatgttttattcATCTCTTGTACAAATTATTCTGTtttgaaaaatacattttaattattatatattttattcaaataatactgataactatattatttatttttaaatctcatCTGCATCAATCCACTTCATCGCCAGTGGTGCTAGTTTTGCCACTTAGGACCCAATCCAGAACATTAGATTCCAACCGCCCACACCAACGTCGTTTTCAACAAACATGGGAGGGCAGAAACTCGTATTACACTTAAACTTTggtaatattaaatttaaccCTTTAACTCATGAATTTactaaaattaaactataaactTCACAAACATCATAACCCATTCGGCTAACTCAAACTAAAGAGTCTCGTCTAAGAGAATACTCAATTAAACACgctttaagttaaaattaagaataatgaatataaagtcgtgaatattttacaaaaatcaaactaaatttatttgatcTTGAAAGAACGATTATTGCTAATAAATTGtgtttaacaaaataaattttcaataataatctaatttatatcaACATTCATTGTGAATTGTTACATacaaaaaaatcacaataaatataaactatatattataaatactttcctaactaattttttaacaacTACGATAATTCAATAGTTTACTTGATGATATTTGTAGTATATTTTTCTTACGGGTAACAATTCTTAAGTTCAAGCCATTACATATGACCTGTGGGATGAGAAACGACACAATGATAAGAACAAAGTGTTATAGAGTACTTAATAAATTATGCGGAAAGAAAGTGTTACTTAAGTTATAGAATCTTAACTTTTAACTAGAGATGAAAATATGTATCGGAGATCCAATATCAACTAATATTCCTTGATTTGGGTTGATGaatgaaattgaaataaaagtttgggtagaaaacaataattttaatagttGATAAATGTGCCTAAAATCCGTCCatgacaaataaataatatatattatatcttcaaacatttatctctttttcaataatattattatacttcaaaatttagattaaaatataattaatttggacaTTTGTACACTACAATTTTGACATTCTTTTCatacctctcttttaattttttttctcattcacATCTTTTCAAACTAATGCTCTTCTACGTCTCTTTTCTCAgtccaaaaaatataaaatttaaatctacATCAACAAAATGGAGATTTATTTTTTGCCACAATAACCGGACttcattattactttttaaGATTGTCTTTCTTACTTAAATAGAAATCAAATTAGATTACATAAACTCATTAATTATGTTAGTCATGGTGTAAACTTATTAGATAGATTATTCTCTTCAACGAAAATTTAATCAACAATAAGGACATGTTAATCTCTCGCGCTCGAAAAAAAAAACACGATGAATAGAGGagtcttgttttttttttttgggaaaattaaAGAGGAGTCTTGTTGGTATATCAAGTTTAGGGTCCAAATACTTGACAGGATAAAAATAGAGGGACCAGTGTTCTCTCTTTCTCAAAAAAGAAATAGTAAATGATTGAATATTGCATGGTCGGTTGCCAACTCTTGCAAAAAATAATACGACAGCAATGGCCTTCATCGGCCCCACCACCTTACGCCACTACCTAATAGTAATGGACCGGATTTTCAATATAAGAATCCCCTTCTCTTCTCACTTGTCCACAGCAGAATCAACACTGATCATTGATCAAGAACACTATTATTCAGTTCAATCTTCATAATTAATGGAGGGAAAGGAGGAAGACGTGCAACTAGGAGCCAACAGATTCACGGAGAGGCAACCCATAGGAACCGCCGCACAAGGCGACAAAGACTACACCGAGCCGCCGCCAGCACCCCTCTTTGAACCCGGCGAACTCACATCATGGTCTTTCTACAGGGCAGGGATAGCCGAATTTGTGGCCACTTTCCTGTTTCTCTACATCACGGTCTTGACCGTGATGGGTGTGGTTAAGGCGCCCACCAAGTGTTCCACAGTTGGTATCCAAGGCATCGCTTGGGCTTTCGGTGGAATGATCTTTGCCCTCGTCTACTGCACCGCCGGCATTTCAGGTGGACACATAAATCCGGCTGTTACATTTGGATTGCTACTGGCTAGAAAGTTATCCTTGACGAGAGCCCTGTTCTACATGGTCATGCAATGCCTGGGGGCTATATGCGGCGCCGGCGTGGTGAAAGGGTTCGAGGGTAAGAACCAATTTACTCTTATGAAAGGCGGAGCCAATACTGTTAACCCCGGCTATACGAAAGGCGACGGTCTGGGTGCAGAGATCATGGGCACCTTCGTCCTCGTCTACACCGTTTTCTCAGCCACCGATGCCAAGCGCAGTGCACGTGATTCCCACGTCCCTGTAAGCACCGTTCTAGCTGCTAGTAATTAATTAACTCTGATTCATAATAAATCTAATCCATTCCAATGAATCTGTCTGTGTCCTATATATGTAACACAAATTGCAGATCTTGGCTCCATTACCAATTGGGTTTGCTGTGTTTTTGGTACACTTGGCCACCATTCCAATCACCGGTACCGGAATCAACCCGGCTAGAAGTCTTGGTGCAGCAATCATCTATAATCAAGAACATGCCTGGAATGATCACGTAAGCATACATAAAGTCTTGCCCCGGTCGAtgatcttttatttttgtttctaatcatgatttgaatattaattgttttccATTATTGATGTGCAGTGGGTGTTCTGGGTAGGCCCGTTTATTGGGGCAGCTTTAGCGGCGCTCTACCACCAAGTCGTGATCAGAGCCATTCCCTTCAAGTCCAAGTAACCATTTCATGGCCGTTGATTTAAGTGAGTAAAGTCACGTGGTTTATCTTGTACAGAGAAGAAGAAAGTTGACTATATATAAAGCctacaaagataagaaaaaaaataatatcattggGCTATTATTATAGTTAAACGTTTGTATCctgttttttcctttttctttttcttttgtgttTTCTGCTGGAatgtgtttttttcttcttgaaaGCTTCTTGTACACTTCTGCTTCAACCCTATAATAACCGGGTTTCTGCCAAGTTGATTGATATTACCGATTTAATCTTAATTTGGCGATCATTTTCTTAGAATTTGTGATCATGAATGAATTCTTATGTTTTCCCAAGGATTGTTCCATTTGAAAATACTGatctaaaaaaaagaaaaacacatatttcttataaaaaattattgactgAAATCA is drawn from Impatiens glandulifera chromosome 3, dImpGla2.1, whole genome shotgun sequence and contains these coding sequences:
- the LOC124929052 gene encoding aquaporin PIP1-3-like, which translates into the protein MEGKEEDVQLGANRFTERQPIGTAAQGDKDYTEPPPAPLFEPGELTSWSFYRAGIAEFVATFLFLYITVLTVMGVVKAPTKCSTVGIQGIAWAFGGMIFALVYCTAGISGGHINPAVTFGLLLARKLSLTRAVFYMVMQCLGAICGAGVVKGFEGKNQFTLLKGGANTVNPGYTKGDGLGAEIMGTFVLVYTVFSATDAKRSARDSHVPILAPLPIGFAVFLVHLATIPITGTGINPARSLGAAIIYNQEHAWNDHWVFWVGPFIGAALAALYHQVVIRAIPFKSK
- the LOC124929048 gene encoding aquaporin PIP1-2-like, which translates into the protein MEGKEEDVQLGANRFTERQPIGTAAQGDKDYTEPPPAPLFEPGELTSWSFYRAGIAEFVATFLFLYITVLTVMGVVKAPTKCSTVGIQGIAWAFGGMIFALVYCTAGISGGHINPAVTFGLLLARKLSLTRALFYMVMQCLGAICGAGVVKGFEGKNQFTLMKGGANTVNPGYTKGDGLGAEIMGTFVLVYTVFSATDAKRSARDSHVPILAPLPIGFAVFLVHLATIPITGTGINPARSLGAAIIYNQEHAWNDHWVFWVGPFIGAALAALYHQVVIRAIPFKSK
- the LOC124929297 gene encoding pentatricopeptide repeat-containing protein At1g09900, giving the protein MDFVVHTTQSHDGFCSFHCLKRPHKRKNKLGSRVGIRVCSSSNSSKFLPLPLSVCNAKVGNEAGFHKQSRRYRVCAVSKIENFSSNGRSLEQYHPHSSNQEHSSSHGYEEFESNNYLRRLVRNGELEEGFKYLESMVFRGDIPDIIPCTSLIRGFCRTGKTNKATRVLEIIEESGAVPDVITYNVLISGYCKSGEINNALNVLDRMSVAPDVVTYNTILRSLCDSGKLKQAMEVLDRQLQRECYPDVITYTILIEATCRESGVGQAMKLLDEMRNKGCQPDIVTYNVLINGICREGRLDEAIKFLNNMNSYGCHPNVITHNIILRSMCSTGRWMDAEKLLAEMLRKGCSPSVVTFNILINFLCRKGLLGRAIDTLEKMPNHGCTPNSLSYNPLVHGFCKEKKMDRAIEYLDIMVSRGCYPDIVTYNTLLTALCRDGKVEVAVEILKELSSKGCSPVLITYNTVIDGLSKMGKTDRAIELLKEMKKKGLQPDIITYSSLVGGLSREGKVEEAIKFFSELEGMGIRPNAITYNAVMLGLCKARQTARAIDFLGYMVGRKCKPTEATYTILVEGIAHEGMVKEALEMLNELCLRGVVKKSSAEQVAVKI